The sequence ATTTTGCGGGTGGGAGCGACGAACAGCGGGACTACCAGCACACTGACTAAGGCCAGCTTCCAGTTCATCAGAAACAGCGTCCCCGCCGTGCTTATCAGTACCAGCAGATTGCTGGCAAAATTCACGATCGTGCCGCTGAATACCCCCTGAATCCCCGAAATATCGCTGGTCATTCTGGTGATGACTTCACCCTGCTTCACATTCGAGAAGAACTGCAGCGGCATGTCTTGAAGATGACGGTACATCTGATTTTTCATATCATAGACGATATTTTGCGAAATAAAAGAGTTCAAATAACTCTGCAGCACGCCCAGCAGGCCGGATGCAACCGTTGCGCCCAGGGAGGCTGTGACCAGGAAGATCAGCATCCGCAAATCTTTGCCCGGGAGCGCATGATCGACGATTTGCTGAATGAGCAGAGGCGGCAGCAGTCCAAGCAGGGAAGTGAGAATCAGGATCGCCAGCACGACCAGCGTCTGTTTCCAATAAGGAAGGAAATAGCGGTAAATCCGCAGCAGCATGGCTTTGGAGAAATCCGGCTTCTCCAGGGAGTCGTCGAATTTCATTCTCCCCATAGTGGGTCCGGCAGTTCTTGACATATTGTATCACCAGCTTTGGTATGAATTGTAAGAGCCGGAATCGGCATCCGGCAGGCGTTTCGAAGACTTGCACATCAGCAGCGGCAAAAGTTACAGTTCGTTCAACAGCCGTTCATGCATTGTCAGCAGCCGCTCGATCTCATCATGTGAGAACTGGCGGAGAGCTCCGGCCAGTGCCTTGCGGGACAGGTCTTCCCGGTCATATTGTTCGCACAAGGCTCCCCCGGCCGGGGTAAGATGCAGCAGCGTCTCCCTGCGATCCTGCGGGGAGATTTCGCGAACCGCGAATTCTTTTTCAACGAGGGCGTCAATATGCAGGCTTACCCTGCTCTTGGGCATCCGCAGCCGCTCGGTCACTTCTTTCTGGGTGAGTCCGGGAACCGTACGGATCAACCGGAGAATATCGAGCTGATGCACGGTCAGTCCGGCCTCGGCGGCGCTTTGGTGGGCGAGTCTTTTAAGCTGCCTGGCAACGGAAAAAAAGGACCGGTAAACCTCCGCCGTATGGCAATGATCGTCCATTAGCTGTACCCTCCTCATTAGTTATCAATGAAAACAGTTTACAATAATAACTAAATAAATGCAAACAGACAGGAGAAATATCCCTTCATATTTTCCACATATTTTTCCGGTACACTGGACTTAAATAGATAAGAGACATTCTCAACACGGGAGGAAACTGATGAAAAAGCTATTGAAAATTGGAGCTGTCGCTTTGCTGTTCGGGTCGGTTCTGGCAGGATGTACACTGGGCGGCAAGGCGGATGAAGCGGCGAACAGTAATCCTGCGGATACTTCTGCTGTTGCAGTACCTTGGATCGGAACGAAAAATACGACGCGTATCAACACCTCCGATCCGGCAGCGGCGGCGGTACTTGTCTCACAGACCCTTTGGACAGCGCAGTCGGATGCCAGCCGCCCATCCAGCGTCGTGCTGACGGACGTGGCCAATTGGCAGATCGCCGCAGTCGCGACTGACCTGATTCATCATCCGAGCAACGGTCCGGTGCTCTTTTTTGACAAAGACAATGTACCTCAGGCTACGCTGGACGAGCTGAAGCGGCTGAATCCGAAAGGAGCCGAGAGCAATGACGGCATCCAGATCGTTATCGTCGGTCCGGTATCGGATAATGTGAAGCGGCAGCTGGATAATTTAAAAATGAAGATCGATCAGATTGCAGGCGATGATCCGGCTGCCGTGGCTGCGGCTATTGATGCGTATTACGCCAAGGTCGCCGGCGAGCTGCCGCAGGGCGTTGTCATTGGCTCGGCCGACAGCCCGGAGTATACCCTGCCTGCCGTCAACTGGATCGCGCACATGCCAGAGCCGCTGCTCTATGTCACCAAAGACAGTGTGCCGGATGCGACGGCGAAGGCGCTTGAGGGACGTTCCGGCAAGGCGTCCATTTATGTGCTCGGCCCCGAATCGGCTGTATCAGCCAAGGTTGAGGATGCGCTGAAGCAGTACGGAACGGTTACACGGATTTCCGGCAGCGATCCTTATCAGAATGCGATCGCTTTTGCCAAGTTCAAGGATTCTAGCAACGGATTCGGCTGGGGAATCACGACGCCGGGGCATAATTTCTCGTTCGTAACGACGGACTCCCCGGCGCTGGCCATTGCGGCCGCTCCGTTCAGCCATCTCGGCAAGCATGCACCGCTGCTGTTCACCGAGAAATCCGGCACGCCGGATTCGGTCATGAATTACCTGATGGAAGTAATGCCGAAGTTCCAGGACTCCCCGGCGGAAGGCCCGTATAACCACGCCTGGATTACCGGCGACAGCTCGGCCATTACGGCCAAGACGCAGAGCGAAATTGACGACATGCTGGAAATCTCCCCGGCATCCGGAGAGAACCCGCATTCCGGTCATTAGATCGGCGTCGGTAAGCAGTGGAATAAGAATTGCCGAAGTGTAGTTATAGGGAAAGGAGGCGAATAAGCGATGAAAAAGAAACTATGGATCGGCATCGGAGCAATCGTGCTGACGCTCGGCATCGGTACGGCGGTTTATGCCGCTGATGCGGGAAACTCTACTTTTCAAGAGTTGCTCCCCTTTATGAAAAAAATGCATCCGAACCTGTCCGAGCAGCAACTGAATGACATGCATAAATCCTGCGAAGAGCAGAACGGCAGCATGGGCACCATGATGAAGTCCGGTTCCGGGATGATGAAGAACATGGGAAGCATGATGAGCGGAAGTTCGATGATGTAATTGGTGCTGTGACGGGTAGAAAAATGGCGTGCGAATCGAGAGATTCGGCACGCCGTTTTTTTGTTTGGTCCGGGTGAAAGAGGTTGGCCCTTATAATAATATGGTAATAGTGCAACTAAAATCAATGGGGTACGACAGTGTTACAATTTATTATGAAACCCAGACCGTAAGCATTGTGCTTCGGATTGTTTGCGATTCCGGTGCTAAAGGATCAGCTTATGTAGATAACATCTACTTAATACAAGTTCCATAAGAAGGACTTTATCCGATAGTTGAATAATAACTTTGATAGGCCGCTGCTCTTGGTTTCGTTACAAGGAGTCAGTGGCTTATTGAATTTTTATCCAAAATATTAAATTTAAGGTCCTAATTTCTATTCGACACAAAAGGTTCATCTTAATTCGACAATTTACAAGTTTATCCGACATTATCTCCTAATGAAAATCAAGAAAAAATTAAGTTATATTTTAACAATAGAGTATTAGAAACATTGTGCTTAAAAAAGAAACATTGGGGGAAGACAGTTGAAAGTACATACATATGATTGGAAGAAGTCTGCCTGTGTCTTTTTGATCAGTGCAGTATTCTTGATGGGGTTCCTTAATCATTTTGTGAATCCTACTGCATCAGTGGAGGTTTCTGTTGGAAGCGGATTGAAAGGCGCTATCTATTTTATGTGATTCCTTTCCTATCTTATGATAAATCTACTGTTTTCTGTGAATATATCTATATTTAGAAAACTGAATTTAAAAAAGCAGTTTAATCCAATATTTGGAGGTTCCCTAATTGTTATATTATTTTCGCAATAACCTTAAAATCATTTGCTGTATTACAGGCTTTTTGCTACTTCTTTTCGTAAACCCTGATGTATTACAAGCAGCTAGCTATAACTATGATTCTCAATCTGGAAGACTCAGCAGTGTGGTTAATGATGATGGATCAATTATAATATTCCATTATGATAATAATGGAAACCTCGTTTCTAAAAAAAGTATTAAGAGTCCTATGGTTCAAGCACCAACGGAGGCTAATCTTTTAGATAACTCCTACGAGGTTTACGCCTACGGAGTAAGCAAGGGGGCCATTAACGTAACGTTTCCAACGTGGACCGAACATAATGGGAATGACGATTTGGCTTATCCGTGGGTTGCGGGTCAAAAAGTAGCAGATGGAATCTGGAAAGCTGTAGTTCCCTTTAACAAACATTTTAATGAAACTGGCCTATACTACAATGATGTGTGGGTGGATGGGACCTATTTTGGGGGAAGTCAAACTGTTGTACGGAGAAATACTGTCCGCATTCCTGAAAAAGTAAGCTTAAAGGATGGTAGCTACGATATTATCGTGGAAGGTATTCCTGAGAATATTAATAAACTTACCTTCTATACATGGACAGAGGCAAATGGACAAGACGACTTAAGGCAAAGCGGAGGACAAAAATTAGACTCAAATACATGGAAGATAACCATTCCATTTAATGAACACAACAATGAAACAGGTGTTTATATTACCCATATTTACACGATTGATTCATATGGCAATAGTACGGGAATCGGAGTTAGTACAATGGCTGCTTCTTTTGTTCAAGCACCAACGGAGGCTAATCTTTTAGATAACTCCTACGAGGTTTACGCCTACGGCATAAGCAAGGAGGCCATTAATGTAACGTTTCCGACGTGGACCGAACATAATGGGAATGACGATTTGGCTTATCCGTGGGTTGCGGGTCAAAAAGTAGCAGATGGAATCTGGAAAGCTGTAGTTCCCTTTAACAAACATTTTAATGAAACCGGCCTATACTACAATGATGTGTGGGTGGATGGGACCTATTTTGGGGGAAGTCAAACTGTTGTACGGAGAAATACTGTCCGCATTCCTGAAAAAGTAAGCTTAAAGGATGGTAGCTACGATATTATCGTGGAAGGTATTCCTGAGAATATTAATAAACTTACCTTCTATACATGGACAGAGGCAAATGGACAAGACGACTTAAGGCAAAGCGGAGGACAAAAATTAGACTCAAATACATGGAAGATAACCATTCCATTTAATGAACACAACAATGAGGCAGGTGTTTATACTACTCATATTTACACGATTGATTCATTTGGCAATAGTACGGGAATCGGAGTTCAAACTACAGCGTATTAATATTGTTTTTTAGTAATCAACTACAAATCTAAACAAGGAGTAAGGAGAAAAGACTTTAAAGGGAATTAATGTTAGTAAAATAAAAATAATACTCTTAGATGACTTGTTGTACAATAATTTGCTTGATTATATTTTACAAATTCATTCTATGTTAGCTCGGGAGTCCGGCTGTTTGTAAAGACAAGCAATTAAGAGTTTTTGGGAGTGATAATATCAATGAAGAGAATTAGGCGGGGGTTTATATTCACGAGTGTACTGATGGCTGTATTATGGGGAGGAATGACCAACGCTTTAGCTCTGGAGGCCTATTCCAGCTACATTATGATTGATATGGGAGCAACCACACAGAGGCAAACCGTCTATATTTATAACCAGGGGCGTTTGGAAACGGAGATTAGGCCAGATAATTCAATGCTTCAATACACG is a genomic window of Paenibacillus durus ATCC 35681 containing:
- a CDS encoding MarR family winged helix-turn-helix transcriptional regulator translates to MDDHCHTAEVYRSFFSVARQLKRLAHQSAAEAGLTVHQLDILRLIRTVPGLTQKEVTERLRMPKSRVSLHIDALVEKEFAVREISPQDRRETLLHLTPAGGALCEQYDREDLSRKALAGALRQFSHDEIERLLTMHERLLNEL
- a CDS encoding cell wall-binding repeat-containing protein, which codes for MKKLLKIGAVALLFGSVLAGCTLGGKADEAANSNPADTSAVAVPWIGTKNTTRINTSDPAAAAVLVSQTLWTAQSDASRPSSVVLTDVANWQIAAVATDLIHHPSNGPVLFFDKDNVPQATLDELKRLNPKGAESNDGIQIVIVGPVSDNVKRQLDNLKMKIDQIAGDDPAAVAAAIDAYYAKVAGELPQGVVIGSADSPEYTLPAVNWIAHMPEPLLYVTKDSVPDATAKALEGRSGKASIYVLGPESAVSAKVEDALKQYGTVTRISGSDPYQNAIAFAKFKDSSNGFGWGITTPGHNFSFVTTDSPALAIAAAPFSHLGKHAPLLFTEKSGTPDSVMNYLMEVMPKFQDSPAEGPYNHAWITGDSSAITAKTQSEIDDMLEISPASGENPHSGH
- a CDS encoding GBS Bsp-like repeat-containing protein, which codes for MLYYFRNNLKIICCITGFLLLLFVNPDVLQAASYNYDSQSGRLSSVVNDDGSIIIFHYDNNGNLVSKKSIKSPMVQAPTEANLLDNSYEVYAYGVSKGAINVTFPTWTEHNGNDDLAYPWVAGQKVADGIWKAVVPFNKHFNETGLYYNDVWVDGTYFGGSQTVVRRNTVRIPEKVSLKDGSYDIIVEGIPENINKLTFYTWTEANGQDDLRQSGGQKLDSNTWKITIPFNEHNNETGVYITHIYTIDSYGNSTGIGVSTMAASFVQAPTEANLLDNSYEVYAYGISKEAINVTFPTWTEHNGNDDLAYPWVAGQKVADGIWKAVVPFNKHFNETGLYYNDVWVDGTYFGGSQTVVRRNTVRIPEKVSLKDGSYDIIVEGIPENINKLTFYTWTEANGQDDLRQSGGQKLDSNTWKITIPFNEHNNEAGVYTTHIYTIDSFGNSTGIGVQTTAY